The following DNA comes from Papaver somniferum cultivar HN1 chromosome 4, ASM357369v1, whole genome shotgun sequence.
TGTGTTTCAAAACCATGCCTCTCCCTTGCCAAACTAAACCAATTAGCATGTTGATTATTGAGTTTGATTACCACACAACATACTACAGGATTAAAAATCATTCAATCCAGGTTTCTGCTTGTAACTACTTTACCTGTAAAACATAGACTGCCCAAAATTGCGTCTTAGGAACTTCGCCACGAGTTCAAGAGAGCGGCAAATCACAGGTATTAAGGCAACTGCATTAAAGATCAAGATCAGCAGATGGCAAAAAGGATAGATCAACAAAGATACTAGTCCAATATTGTGAAGCTTATAACTTAAAGCTCATTCACCTAAGGAACAAACTATATTAAATGAGAGAAATCATTACGGCTGAGAACATGTCAAAAAATGGAAAGCATAATGCAGAAGGCAACGAAAATATACTAAAAACAGCAAACATAAGAAGACATCGTTTCGTAATCCCGAAAAGAGCCAGTACATTCTCAAGATCAAATGATATCAGAGTTCAAGTGAAACTCACATTTGTAATGCACACGGGTCCTGATAAAGATGAGGCAGTGCACAAAGGTCATAAAATATTTAGTTTGAATTACTGACTGAAACCACACTTGACCAGCCTGCAGAGTCCATGCCCTAGGTTTCTGAAGACAGAAAAAAATTCCCAGGGATAAGAAGATTAACACATTCAAAAAGCAGTAGCACAACATTCCAAAGCGGATATAAATGGCGTGTGGTAAGAATTACCCCATAGACCGCGTATATAGTATATATGGAGGTTACTAAACAACCCGTAAAGGATAACCTATGCGCCTTTTGTGAAAGATTTTCAGGTATAACAGGAAGAGTAGCTACCAAAGCCACAATAAGTACCTGCAGGCAAATACATTTActtgaaaataaataaacaaggtaACCAACCACCAACAGAGATATACACTATCAACACTTAAAACACTACTGTGAAACATAGACAAGAATATATAGTACCCAAGTATTCATTGAAAACTGCAATGTCTGTGTATCCCAGCGGTTTAAAGCTCGGTTTGCAGTTGGAGTTGCTGATGTTCTATTACTCCCCCCTAGAATAAATTTTAGGGTTCTTATCAGCATCAAACAATGAATCTAGTAGCAAGCATAAAACAAGACCTAGGAAGGAGGGGTATCCTATTTGCCCAATTGTTAAATGTACCTGTACTACTACTACCAGAGCCCCTTTGGCGCACTTGTTCTGTCACTGGTTGAACAGGTGGTCTTGATGATGATGCCGATGACTGAGTTGAAACTGAAGGCATTGCCTCGACAACAAGATCAGGGTCCTGGTcaaaaataaacaatatcaacgaatcaaaaaaaaaagaaaagaatatttGGGTGTTTTGGGGTTAGGGTTTAGGTTATACTTACAAAATAACGTTGATAGAACTTGCGTTTATAGTGATTAATAACATCTAAACGAGAAGCCAATTGAGGAGGAATAAGAATGTTAGACCAATAATCTGCCCATCTTGAATCATTATCATAATCATATGATTCAGCTAACACTCTCTTTATTCTCTGTTCATCTTCGTTTTGGTTTCGATTTTCCCCCATTACTCCTTCACTCTATTTTACTCTCGCCACAAAAGATTGAATGAATTCACTGTAAAAGAGAGAGTGCAGACTTCAGACTTCAGAATAGCACCAAAATCCTCTTCGAGATTTACGAAAACTGAGCCATGGAATAATCTAACGGCCGTAGTCGTCATTAGTGATTCATGTTTGACTCTTTATCTTGGTTCTTTGACCTTGGGTTCACGTTGCCGGCTGGCTGGATTGGGTTAAGAAAAGACTAATAGGATGTTTGAATATTAGAAGCAAAAATCATAAGCAAAGTTATTTTGTTCATAAAAAGtcggttatttttgtttttagaagtcGTTCTGAAGTTTTACTTTCTAGAAATCGTTCTTAAATTTTACATTCAAATTAAGTTCTTGGTTTTTGATTTCCAGAAATCAAAAGTTATTTTTGGCTGTGTATCCAAACGCATAATAAAATGGTGTTTGGATATATTTAGTTTTTCAACTTAAGTAGATCGGTAAGTCAAAAGTTTGTTTCAACTTAAGTAGATCGGTAACATTAAAACAAGCCTTGAAAAAAGTCTCCAACACCTTGATCGGGTTACCAAAAATCAGTTTAATATCAACAGAGGAAATGATATCAGGGAGGCTAAGAAAGCTGTGGAACACTGGCAGAATGTACAAGAAAGATTATGGAAAACTAAAAGTAGATATCAATTAATCAAGCTAGGGGATAGAAATACCAAGTTCTTTCATGACTCAGCTAAGAAAAGATATAGAAGaaccaaaattttcttcattCAAAAAGAAGACGGTATCTGGCTCCACAATAGCAAGGAAATTGCCCAGTGCTTCACCTACCATGTTGCTCATATGTCCACTGCTGAACCTATCACCATAAACCAATTCATTATCAACCTCATACCTACTACCATCACCAACACTGAGAACAATAATCTCCTCAGAATTCATGATGCTGCTGAAATCAAATCTATTCTCTTTAGTATGGCTGGAGACAAAGTACCTGGTTCTAATGGTTTTACACCTAACTTCTTTCAATCCAACTGGGAGATTGTTGGAGAATATATTACTActatggttcaaaaaaaaaattcaattttggaTTTCTCCTAAAAGAAATGAACTCAACTTTCTTTTAGGAGAAATGAACTCAACTTTCATATCCCTCATTCCTAAAATTGACAACCCAATCACCCCTTCTCACTTCAGACCCATATCTCTATGCAACACAACTTACAAAATTATATCCAAACTTCTTGCTCAAAGGATAAAACCTCTTCTTCCTAAACTAATTTACCCTTTTCAATCTGTTTTTATTCATGGCAGACAAATATCTGATAACATAGCCATTGCTCATGAGCTTATCCACCACATGAATACCAGGAAAGGAAAAAAATGAGCTGCTTGAACTATGGGCATCAAGATTGACATGGCTAAAGCTTTTTGATAGAGTCAATTAGGACTTCCTCATCCAAATCATGGCTCAAATGGGGTTAGTACACAATGGTGTAACCTTATTCTGCAATGTATATCTACCACTAATCTTGTTGTTTTGGTTAATGGTTCTCCTGGGAAGTTCTTCAAGCCTTCAAGAGGGCTCGGAAAAGGAAACCCTCTTTCTCCATATCTGTTCATATTCTGCACGGAGGCTCTCTCAAGATATCTTATTTATGCTGAATCCCAAAGCCTAATTCATGGAATTAGACAGTGTTTTGATGCTCCTGCCATTAGCCATCTCctatttgctgatgattgtatgaTATTTCGCAAAGCTAACATGGAGGAATGCAACAATCTTATCAAGATTTTCCAAGACTTCTGTCAATCTCCTAGGCAAATGATAAATTTTGCTAAATCTggtattttcttcaataaaaacatttCTCCTAATTTTGCTGATAGTATAAGCCACACCATGAAAGTCCAAAGGATCAACATCAAGGATAAATACTTGGGATCTCCTCTCTTAAGCAATAAAATAAAAGTGCAACCCTCCAAACCATGTGTTGAGAAATTAAAATCCAGGCTTGCTGGATGGAAAGCCACCATGTCAACAGCTAGAAAAGTCACTATGATTCAAATTGTTACTTCCACTTGCAGTATCTATCAAATGAACTGATTCAAGCTACCTAAGGCCACTTGCAAAGAGATAAATGCCATCCAGAgagattttttctagaataaagaaccagataaacctaaaagtctCTGTTACATAACCTGAGATGTTGTTAATAAACCCGAAGATCTTGGAGGCTTGGGTTTCAAGAATATGAAGGAGTTCTTCAATATTTCCATGATCACTAAAATATCCTGGAGATATTAATCACTGAACCTCAATCCCTCTAGAGATGTACTATGAAGGCTTCTCACTTCCCAAACCAAGAGGTCATAAGGATGGATACCAAACCAAAGTCTACTGATTattggatttggaaaggtatcCTTGAAGGCATGGCCAATATCCAAAAGTACTACATCTGGAAAATTGGGAAAGGTAACCAAATTCATATTTGGGAGGACAGATAGATTGATGGTCATCCTAATATCATTCCAAAATCTCATAACTGTCCCTCTAACCTTACTATTGTTTATCAACTTTTCAATACCACTGGGGATTGGGACTTAGATCTATTGGCTCCCTAGTTCACTCAGGATGTTCAAAACCATATCCTTCTTACTCAGCACAACACCAACACAGAAGACACTCTCAGCTGGAGATTATGTCATAAAGGGGTCTTCTCTGTAAAATCTCTATATGATAAGCAGATTACTGATAAGTATGCCAATGATGTTCTCAATGCTCCTTGGGGAAAATTTTGGAATTTTGATACTTCTCTATCCATCCATATTTTCATTTGGAAATGCGCTCATTGCATTCTTCCTACCAATGCTAAGTCTGCTAGCATCCTGAATTATATTGATCATATCTGCAATCATTGCAAGAATGCTAAAGAAGATATTACTCATGTTCTCTTAGCTTGCCCTGCTTCTTCCAAAGTTTGGGAAAGATTATTTGGGAACTCTCATCGACTCTTCAGTGCTTTATGTTCCTTTCATGAGTGGATTAATAGCTGGTTACATAATGATACTCATAATACCAGCTGGAATGCTACTTATGAAACTATTTGCTGGTTCATCTGGAAAGCCAGATGTGATCTGGTTTTCAGGATAATTACTCCTTTAGATGACAGTACTGCTCTGAAAAAAACTCAGCATTTATGCTCTTTTAATAGAGTTATCCACAATCTTAGGCGTATTCTGAACGATATGTACTATTAGGATACCAACAATAATCAGCATGCAAGAATTGTTAGGCTGACAACGGATCACATGGAAAAGTTTGGAATCACTGTTAACATGAGTATTTTAGAAGTTGATACTAACATGGCTAATGGTGATTTTCAACCATATACTAATTTGCCTTTATTGCTTTGTCCTTCTCAAGTCAATGTGTGGGAGCAAGAAACTACAAGGACCCTACAG
Coding sequences within:
- the LOC113275671 gene encoding uncharacterized protein LOC113275671, producing MGENRNQNEDEQRIKRVLAESYDYDNDSRWADYWSNILIPPQLASRLDVINHYKRKFYQRYFDPDLVVEAMPSVSTQSSASSSRPPVQPVTEQVRQRGSGSSSTGGSNRTSATPTANRALNRWDTQTLQFSMNTWVLIVALVATLPVIPENLSQKAHRLSFTGCLVTSIYTIYAVYGKPRAWTLQAGQVWFQSVIQTKYFMTFVHCLIFIRTRVHYKFALIPVICRSLELVAKFLRRNFGQSMFYRKYLDEPCTWVESNTNILNILTSQAEIGLGFLLILSLLSWQRNITQSFVYWQLLKLVYHTPVTGTYHQNVWANIGRTLNPLVNQYAPFMASPISAAKRWWFR